The stretch of DNA ACTGTGAGTTATCGTTGACTTTATGGATCCCGTTTTAGATCTAGTCTAGAGGCGAGGGACGTGCGTGGTAGTGTCTAGGATTCAATCCTCGAGTCGGAGGAGGACTGGAGGAGTCGTGCGTAATGCAACaagaatttgtattttaatgTTGTGTgatcatttttatatttgtggTTTAGCATATTAACACATTatgttctttgatttttattttatttttttaatataatgactagattaagatccgtgctagTGCAACGATTTGAAATTcagtttatttatattgtattttttatataaaactagaTGAAGACCTGTCCAAtatgcgggtttaaagttttataaattatattaaaatttgttgtacgttatttataaattttattttttgttataatacactgatttatatctatttacaaatcttttatgtatgttattaCTAAAAGTGtgttttttacacctaaatatactctatgttacaaatatatattttatcaccATCtcgaaaatgtctatatgaacacattaaaccaactattttactttcacttctgcatagttttttaactactaaaattattggctcaaaaaatatattacataatatactaatcagtgttgtatcatcacaataatgtatcaccaccatggagaaaacctctgctctgccctcatcccttatgcaGAAAATCTTGCGTCTAACCTTCtctaccatggagagaactttggctccgccttcctccctttaggagataaccttgcgtacaacctcctccaccttccttccttggggagataactttgtgtccaaccttctccagcatagagagaaccttggatGCCCttctcctgtgtggagagaacatgttcacgtcttctTGTTCATGTGTTTTATATTCACGTTCATGTTTCATGTTCACAAttatatttgcaaaaaaaaaagggtttatgaccaaccaatcaacaaactcaaatattttaggggaaaattggaaataaaggatCACTAAAAATTTTTTGTCCATGTACACATTTTTACCTAAAATACccatacaaattaataaaccTAAATTTAACAAGttgtaaaatatgaaatatagaAGAATAAGTAGATATACAATAACAGaggttatataattttttacaaaaaataaaaaaaaatgtataagttACTTTTTTatggataaaatttgatataaaaattttagaaatcatCTTCTACTGTTCTGAAAAAAAACGGATTTTGTATTCTAATATTTTGTAGCCACCCACAAGTAATCTCTCCTCGAGATTGCTTTGTACCACATCCCGAGGTACCAGcgaccaccaccatcaccattTTTAGAGGCGAGTTTAAAGAAACCAATTTCGAAAACTTTATTAGGAGAGACGATTGTTCGGTTGCTCGAGGGTGAAAGCCAGTCATTATTTGTTAACCTATGGTCGTCGAAGATGGATGAAACAAAAGGAAGgacaattaaaaaagaaaagaaaataacaaaggtGTCGAAAGAATGCGGGAAACGACTCttcatcatcaattcatcatctctccccactttttttctctttctttctccttcttttttctttctaaagctttataatatttttgatattcaTTACTACTAGTTATCTTTAAATATAAGTGATGATCAATGCAAAACCCCAATTATGATATATGGACTTCCTCAGTCCTCACATGCAACTGCAATTATGATATGATGCATCTCATGAACAATCTTTCTCCAACGTACGTCATATGTTATGTTTGGGCCTTTGGGGTACGTGTGATAATTTTTCAATCCTAGTTATTGCtaaatttcaatttcatttaTTGCTAACGCCTAAACTTATCGacactttttctttctttctttctccttttttttttcttttcttatttagCTTTataatacattattttataaGTGGTAGTGTGGTACTAGAACTTGTACCCAcgaattttagtttaaaatattttttattaatatatattcttgaattcaaatatatttattcaaacttttgagtataaatctatataaacNNNNNNNNNNNNNNNNNNNNNNNNNNNNNNNNNNNNNNNNNNNNNNNNNNNNNNNNNNNNNNNNNNNNNNNNNNNNNNNNNNNNNNNNNNNNNNNNNNNNCGTGATAACCCATCAGCAGCTTTGTTCTCTACGCCTGGTTTGTATATCATCTCAAAGTCGTAATTCAGCAGTTTAACCAACCATTTATGATAGTCCATTGTTGCCTCTCGCTGATCTAAAAGGAACTTAAGGCTCTTCTGATCTGTATGGACCATAAAGTGTCTACCAAAAAGATAATGTTTCCACTTTTGTATAGACAGTACAATCGCCATTAACTCGCGTTCGTAAACCGGCTTGAGCTGTTCTTTGGCTGACAACCCATGGCTAAAGTAAGCAATCGGTTGCTTCTTCTGCATCAATACAGCTCCTAACCCGAAGCCTGATGCATCTGCTTCCACTACAAATACTTCCTCGAAATCTGGGAGGGACAAGACCGGAGCAGTAGACATGGCTTTCTTCAACTGATCAAACGCCATTTGTGTGTCTAAAGTCCACTCAAAACTGTCTTTTCTCAATAGATCAGTTAGCGGTCTTGCCAAAACACCATATCCCTTAATAAATCTTCTATAATAGCCAGTAAGACCCAAAAATCCTCTTAACTCCTTCACTGATTTAGGTGTAGGCCATTGTGTCATAGCTAGTGTCTTTGCTGGATCAGTTGACACTCCTTTGTTTGAAATGATGTGTCCCAGATATTCTACTTGCGGTTGACCAAATAAGCACTTCTTTCTGTTGGCAAACAGTTGATTAGCTTCTAAAATTCTCATAACAACCAACAAGTGTTCCAGATGCTCCTTCAAACTGGTACTGTACaccaaaatatcatcaaagaagACCAGTATAAACTTCCGTAGGTAAGGTCGAAACAAGGTGTTCATTAACGCTTGAAAAGTGGCTGGGGCGTTTGTTAAACCAAACGGCATTACCAAGAACTCATAATGGCCGTCATGTGTTCTGAAAGCTGTTTTTGGTACGTCGGTCTCCTTCATCCTTATTTGGTGGTACCCTGCTCGCAGATCCAATTTGGAGAATATCACTGCACCATTAAGCTCATCCAGCAACTGATCTATCATTGGAATAGGGAACTTGTCAGGAACAGTTACACGGTTCAATGCTCTATAGTCTACACAAAACCTCCAACTattatccttcttcttcactagtAATACTGGGCTCGAGAAAGGACTTTGACTTGGCCTTATTATCCCAGACTCCAACATCTCCTTAACCATCTTCTCCATGATTTCCTTTTGTGCGTGAGGGTATCGATACGGTCTTACGCTGATTGCATTGTTTCCCGCCAACAAGTTAATCCAATGCTCATTACCACGTATTGGTGGTAAGTCAGTAGGGATCTCAAACACTTTGTCAAACTTGGCTAATACTGACTGAATTTGAACATCTGTAGGTTGTGCTACCAACTGAGTCGACTGTTGACTACACAGCTCCATCTGTACGCCTTTCTTACTAAAAGTAACTCCACTAGATAGTGATTTGAGAGACCTCTTAGACAAGTAGAGATCAGGTTCACCCTTCAACATAACCATCTGACCCTTATGTAAGAATGACATTTCGTTCTTTTCCCAGTTCACACGACAATCTCCCAAGGTGCGTAACCAATACACTCCTAATATGATGTCAATCGGTCCAAGTTCTAACACCACAAAGTCTGTTGTGAATTCCAGATTTTGTGCTGAAAAAGTAACTTGTTCGCACACTCCAATGCCCTGAACTGTAATGCCTGATTTTAATAGGACTGACAAATTTGGATCCTCTCTGCACTTAAGTTTCAACTTCTTCACCGCTTCTGGGGAAATAAAATTGTGTGTGGCTCCACTGTCCAGCATGATTATCACTCCTGACTTTCCCACTGATCCTCGTACTTTGGTAGTATTTGTAGAGGGTAAACCCCTGAACGAGTTGAATGATAACGACATGCATTCTCCCACTGGTTCTGTTAGTTCTGGCTGTTCATCATTCCCCTCCAATAACTCTACCTCATACCCATTAAACACCGTTAAAATTCTGAGTTCTTTGTTAGGACACTTATGTTCTGTAGACCATGGCCCGTCGCACTTGAAACAAAtgcctttcttcctcttctcatctAATTCCTCCTTGGTGTTATGCTTTCGTGGCCGTTGATCCCCTCTAACAACTCGCTTTTCATTTGCATAACTAGCGTCTGTTGTTATAGCTTTCATCTTCCATGTATTATTGTGTTGATAGTTGTTGGTGTGAGAAACCCCCAGTGGatccttattttctttattagatAACATCAACTCCTTCTGTACTACTCTGCGTATGATGCTCGTTTCCATTGCCCTGGCTTTTGCGATCATCTCTGGTAAGTCTCTCGGTTTTTGCATATGCACCAACTCTTGCATCTCCAAGGTtaatccatttaaaaaaattccttCTAACTTCTGATCATCTAACCCCGTAACTTGAGATGATAAATCCTCAATACGTTGGACATAGTCTGCGATGATACCTGTCTGCTTGATGCAAAATAGGCTCTGGCTTGGACCTCGCAACTTCAAATTACCAAAGCGtagtaacaaactttttttaaacTGGTCCCAATTTGCAAAATCTCTTCTGTTCATCTCCCAATTATACCAACTCAGAGCTTCCCCGCGTAAACTCACTGCTACTAGCGCCAATTTCTCAGCCTCAGAGTAACCACCAGTTCTAAAAAATCTCTCCACGGTTGCAATCCAACCATAGGTCCCTTCACCGTCAAACACAGCCATCTCTACATTTCGGAGAAGATTTTCTCTAATCCCAGGCCTAATATCACTATGGCAAGGTTCCAAGATAGAGCGTGGTACCTGATTGGTATGATCTTGCGATTCCGACGTCGTAACTTGACTCGTGCCACCAATCTCGTGAACCGTAGCTTTCCCAGGGAGGTTGCTTATCAGAAAGTCCAATCGCTGCTTAATCTCCGCGAATTGTTGATCATGCGTATCGATTCTTGAATCCAATCGCGACTCCGCACGACGAACCATCGACGCCATATCAGCCAATCTCTTATAACACTCCATCGCCGACGCTTCCACTTGCTCCGCCGTCGCGGATTCCTTAATCGGTGTTAACGATTTCTCCATTCCCATTTCAATTTCGCCAAACTTCGCGATAGCTCCGATTTAGATCACAAACGCACCAATTGATAGAAGAAAGTACGCAAACTTTATTACTATCACTTTCCGATACACCGTTGTAACAGAACGAGTCACCGGCACATCACCGATTCATCAACTCAGTTCAAAGCAACACATACGTCACTCTTTCTAACAAACAATGCATAAAAGATCTAAAACAGAATGAATCAAAACTATATACAATTGATCTTTTTCTTCTGCACGTGCTTCTTCAAGTCGCACGTGTTGTCTCCtcactcttcttccttcttgtaTATACGAAATGGGGCTTATCAGTTGCATATATTTTTTCCATCTAAAAACTACTATGAGAAACGACTTTACGTTGGAAGCGGCAATTTCTAACATGCCACATTCAGCTAGATCAGGTTCATGTATAAGTATTGTATTAAGAAAACCCTTTCTCTTTNATCCAACCATAGGTCCCTTCACCGTCAAACACAGCCATCTCTACATTTCGGAGAAGATTTTCTCTAATCCCAGGCCTAATATCACTATGGCAAGGTTCCAAGATAGAGCGTGGTACCTGATTGGTATGATCTTGCGATTCCGACGTCGTAACTTGACTCGTGCCACCAATCTCGTGAACCGTAGCTTTCCCAGGGAGGTTGCTTATCAGAAAGTCCAATCGCTGCTTAATCTCCGCGAATTGTTGATCATGCGTATCGATTCTTGAATCCAATCGCGACTCCGCACGACGAACCATCGACGCCATATCAGCCAATCTCTTATAACACTCCATCGCCGACGCTTCCACTTGCTCCGCCGTCGCGGATTCCTTAATCGGTGTTAACGATTTCTCCATTCCCATTTCAATTTCGCCAAACTTCGCGATAGCTCCGATCTAGATCACAAACGCACCAATTGATAGAAGAAAGTACGCAAACTTTATTACTATCACTTTCCGATACACCGTTGTAACAGAACGAGTCACCGGCACATCACCGATTCATCAACTCAGTTCAAAGCAACACATACGTCACTCTTTCTAACAAACAATGCATAAAAGATCTAAAACAGAATGAATGAAAACTATATACAATTGATCTTTTTCTTCTGCACGTGCTTCTTCAAGTCGCACGTGTTGTCTCCtcactcttcttccttcttgtaTATACGAAATGGGGCTTATCAGTTGCATATATTTTTTCCATCTAAAAACTACTATGAGAAACGACTTTACGTTGGAAGCGGCAATTTCTAACATGCCACATTCAGCTAGATCAGGTTCATGTATAAGTATTGTATTAAGAAAaccctttctctttttttgtattaagaaaatcctttatcaaaattcaaaaaaaaaaaaaaaNNNNNNNNNNNNNNNNNNNNNNNNNNNNNNNNNNNNNNNNNNNNNNNNNNNNNNNNNNNNNNNNNNNNNNNNNNNNNNNNNNNNNNNNNNNNNNNNNNNNNNNNNNNNNNNNNNNNNNNNNNNNNNNNNNNNNNNNNNNNNNNNNNNNNNNNNNNNNNNNNNNNNNNNNNNNNNNNNNNNNNNNNNNNNNNNNNNNNNNNNNNNNNNNNNNNNNNNNNNNNNNNNNNNNNNNNNNNNNNNNNNNNNNNNNNNNNNNNNNNNNNNNNNNNNNNNNNNNNNNNNNNNNNNNNNNNNNNNNNNNNNNNNNNNNNNNNNNNNNNNNNNNNNNNNNNNNNNNNNNNNNNNNNNNNNNNNNNNNNNNNNNNNNNNNNNNNNNNNNNNNNNNNNNNNNNNNNNNNNNNNNNNNNNNNNNNNNNNNNNNNNNNNNNNNNNNNNNNNNNNNNNNNNNNNNNNNNNNNNNNNNNNNNNNNNNNNNNNNNNNNNNNNNNNNNNNNNNNNNNNNNNNNNNNNNNNNNNNNNNNNNNNNNNNNNNNNNNNNNNNNNNNNNNNNNNNNNNNNNNNNNNNNNNNNNNNNNNNNNNNNNNNNNNNNNNNNNNNNNNNNNNNNNNNNNNNNNNNNNNNNNNNNNNNNNNNNNNNNNNNNNNNNNNNNNNNNNNNNNNNNNNNNNNNNNNNNNNNNNNNNNNNNNNNNNNNNNNNNNNNNNNNNNNNNNNNNNNNNNNNNNNNNNNNNNNNNNNNNNNNNNNNNNNNNNNNNNNNNNNNNNNNNNNNNNNNNNNNNNNNNNNNNNNNNNNNNNNNNNNNNNNNNNNNNNNNNNNNNNNNNNNNNNNNNNNNNNNNNNNNNNNNNNNNNNNNNNNNNNNNNNNNNNNNNNNNNNNNNNNNNNNNNNNNNNNNNNNNNNNNNNNNNNNNNNNNNNNNNNNNNNNNNNNNNNNNNNNNNNNNNNNNNNNNNNNNNNNNNNNNNNNNNNNNNNNNNNNNNNNNNNNNNNNNNNNNNNNNNNNNNNNNNNNNNNNNNNNNNNNNNNNNNNNNNNNNNNNNNNNNNNNNNNNNNNNNNNNNNNNNNNNNNNNNNNNNNNNNNNNNNNNNNNNNNNNNNNNNNNNNNNNNNNNNNNNNNNNNNNNNNNNNNNNNNNNNNNNNNNNNNNNNNNNNNNNNNNNNNNNNNNNNNNNNNNNNNNNNNNNNNNNNNNNNNNNNNNNNNNNNNNNNNNNNNNNNNNNNNNNNNNNNNNNNNNNNNNNNNNNNNNNNNNNNNNNNNNNNNNNNNNNNNNNNNNNNNNNNNNNNNNNNNNNNNNNNNNNNNNNNNNNNNNNNNNNNNNNNNNNNNNNNNNNNNNNNNNNNNNNNNNNNNNNNNNNNNNNNNNNNNNNNNNNNNNNNNNNNNNNNNNNNNNNNNNNNNNNNNNNNNNNNNNNNNNNNNNNNNNNNNNNNNNNNNNNNNNNNNNNNNNNNNNNNNNNNNNNNNNNNNNNNNNNNNNNNNNNNNNNNNNNNNNNNNNNNNNNNNNNNNNNNNNNNNNNNNNNNNNNNNNNNNNNNNNNNNNNNNNNNNNNNNNNNNNNNNNNNNNNNNNNNNNNNNNNNNNNNNNNNNNNNNNNNNNNNNNNNNNNNNNNNNNNNNNNNNNNNNNNNNNNNNNNNNNNNNNNNNNNNNNNNNNNNNNNNNNNNNNNNNNNNNNNNNNNNNNNNNNNNNNNNNNNNNNNNNNNNNNNNNNNNNNNNNNNNNNNNNNNNNNNNNNNNNNNNNNNNNNNNNNNNNNNNNNNNNNNNNNNNNNNNNNNNNNNNNNNNNNNNNNNNNNNNNNNNNNNNNNNNNNNNNNNNNNNNNNNNNNNNNNNNNNNNNNNNNNNNNNNNNNNNNNNNNNNNNNNNNNNNNNNNNNNNNNNNNNNNNNNNNNNNNNNNNNNNNNNNNNNNNNNNNNNNNNNNNNNNNNNNNNNNNNNNNNNNNNNNNNNNNNNNNNNNNNNNNNNNNNNNNNNNNNNNNNNNNNNNNNNNNNNNNNNNNNNNNNNNNNNNNNNNNNNNNNNNNNNNNNNNNNNNNNNNNNaaaaaaaaaaaaaaacataccacaCCCATCTTTGACTTGACTCTTGAGAAACCCAACACTCTCATTAAGAATTAGATAGCgattcttaccaaaaaaaaaaaaaaaaattagatagcGATTTCCTAAAGCTATTTTCAATCGACTTTTGACGACTGATAAGTGATAACGAGTATAAACAACTACGAGTTTattatagtagttttttttttttttttgtcgtcaagtTTATAGTAGTTGTTTATGTTGAGCATTGGTTCTTTTAATTATCCctcaatatgtgtttggttttttttcaaaataatgtgtatttttctttaaaaaaattataatataaacaacaatatacatttataaaatgTTGTGTATTATCTCTTGTACTTTGgatgttttttactttattttaaatgaGTCCATCGTATGATCTGAAAGTTGAACGTGCGTATCTTTCGTGAATTTCATATCTAGAAGAGTCATCTATCACCATAAGTCATATACCCATGCTTTTGGAAATGACAGTAGTTATAGCTCTCTCTCATATTGCAAATTTTCAGCCTCATAAGACCAGCTAGCGTTTGTTTGTGGTGGACTAAGTTTGTGATAGTCAGGCGGCCTCTCGTGGTGGCAACCAATCTCTTTCCGTCTCTTCGTCtctttccattcttcttctcGTGGTGGCAACCAACCAATAAACTTGTATGTCAACTACACATATTAAAAGGGTCGACGAGAGCACTGTGAATAACAAGTTATGATTTGGCAAGATCATGTGAAGAGCACTAAAAAGCCTTCAACGGGAACTCTTCTTCAATACCTCTCTCCATTATCGCTTTctgttccaacaacaaaatattatcgCATTTTTGAGTGATTTCTTTTATCTTTGATCCACTCAAAAGACAGTTGGACAAAACTGGACTAAACCTATGCTTTTAACTAAGGGTAATCAACGAAACAAGCTTTACCTGGATTACTTCAGTGATCATCCCAGGTCCTTCTTTAAACTTTTTCTCCTTCCACTGAATCTCCTCAGGTTTGTTACAAGCCAATGCTTCCAATGAACCAACTGGTACTTTAATCGTTCCTACATGCTGCAAAATCCTCAGACTACCTGAATCCAAAAGAGTTCTTGGGATGTTAAAATATACAAACACCACACAACATATAAAAAAAGTGTGTTGGGCCAAAACGTGTGTATGCgagaaaatacaaaacagatTTTTGGATATGAAAACATCTACTTGTAATGAAGGCTTCTTCCCAAAGCTCACGGTCAGACCACGAGGGTGCTCTCTCGCGGTATGGAATCCCCTTGCTTAAACACACTCTGTCAAGAAAAGCATTGGTCAGGCCATAAACAGAGACTACTCTAATCAACACACTCTTTAGAAAATTTCTTACTCGATGACAAGGTCTCTTATAACTCCTGGAAGCACACCATCAGTTATAGGTGCGGTCTGCACTTCAAACTCGCTCAAACTCCCGCCGTAGAGATTCTCAGATGACTTCTTCACCTAGAATGAGATCCAACCGTAAATCATGCAGtggcaaacaaacaaaaacaaattcaaacaTCTAAAATGCACGTAGAAGGTTCTTGTTTTCACAATTGTGATACTCATTTAAACAGAGACAAATAAACATCATATAATCACATTGGTGCTTGAACGAAAATATCAAGGGGAACAAAATTTGTTAGTACCCTGCGGCAGACTACGAAGAAGTTGGTGACGCAGCCCTCAAGCAAATGATCACCATCGTTTGACAAAAGAAGTTCAGTGGTCGAAAGAGGTCTAAACTTCTCCAGAGGCTTCCTCAGCCTGCCTAAATCACAAATCACATACCGAAATTacgaaagaagaaacaacaacaacaacaacaacaacaacaacaacaaaattcaaagtAATCCAACACAagctaaaaaggaaaaaaaatcaagaatcgtGTTAAAAATGAGCAACAAGCACACAATACCTAACCCAGTCTGAGTATTTAGCAGCAGCAACATCTCGACCACGACCAACCAAAGCCAAACTCGCCGCGTTTTCTCCAACACCTGAAGAGTATGCACCAATATGCAACGAAACATGGAGTAAATCCAGAACCTTtctctcctcatcatcatcttctaacCTATTCAATTTCTCCACATTACCACTGACAAGAACAGTTACTGCTAATTCTTCTCCTCCATAACTACTTCTTCCACTTTCATTGACCACAACAGACTTCAGGGCCTCGCTCATCGAACCATTGACTAGATCGTAAATACTCGAATAAGGAactggttgatgatgatgatgatgattcatccAAATCCGCGGTGATGAGGCGGAGGAGGCCCCAGAAGAACTGAACAAAAGATCGGGCTTTGAATTCAAAAGGATACGAATCGAGTTAGAGAGTCTCTTCATATGTCTCTCCCAGAACAATAAACTAGTTCCATTGTTAATCGTTCTCGTCGTTGTATAAGCACCTGTAAAtaatatttctcaaaaaaaaaaaaaaaattgaaactttcacAGTCTATGTAGTTTTGATTGCGTACCCGTGTGCGATTCAAGGAAGGTGGTGACTGGGGGAGCTTCCAAAACGACACCGTTATGGTAGAGAAATCTGCAATTCGACATATTTTGCTTTgcttctctcctcttccttgtgCTCTGGGGaaagagaaggtttttttttttttgtaaataaggaAAGACTTCTAAACGACGCCGTTTAGTATATGAATTAgggtttaagctttttttttccgATCTCTCTGATTCTCaaagtcttctcttttctctgctGACGATCCTAGTTTAGAGAACCCAAAAAGAAAGATGAGATCTTTATTGGTTTTTAGAAAAATCTCTTCACGGCTTCGTCTTCGTTGCTTGATAAACACTAAACCCTTTTGTTCACTGTCTCAGTTTCCCAAAGAATCTGAGAATCCAAGTCAAGAAGAGCAGAGACTAGTTTACGGATCCACTCCAGTTATCACCGAAGCGAGTCTTTCTCCTGCTAAGCTTGAACTGAAGGACGATGCATCTGTAATCGAAGTTCTTCTCAATCGCAGGAACGACCCAGAATCTGCTCTTCAGTTCTACAATTGGGCTAGACCATGGCGTGGAAGCTTTGAAGATGGTGACCTCTTCTGGCTACTCATTCATATTCTGGTTAGTTCTCCTGATACCTACGGACGCGCAAGCGATTTGCTCATACGGTACGTTTCCACGAGCAATCCAACTCCAATGCCAAGTGTTTCGTTCACTAGTTTGGTGGATTCCGCGAAATTATTTGGCTTTGAAGTCAATTCACGAGCTTTTAATTACTTGTTGAATGCTTATTCCGAGAAGAGGCGAACGGATTATGCGGTTGATATACTCAATCAGATGTTAGAACTAGGTGTGATTCCATTTGTTCCATATGTGAATAGGACCTTGAGTGCTTTAGTTCAAAGGAATTCGATAGCTGAAGCTAAGGAACTCTATAGTAGAATGGTTGCCGTTGGTGTTGACGGTGATAATTGCACAACGCAGTTGTTAATGCGAGCTagtttgagagaagagaagccTGAGGAAGCTTTGGAGGCTTTTAGTAGAGCTATCGAGAGAGGAGCAGAACCGGATGATTTACTGTATAGTCTTGCTGTTCAGGCTTGTTGCAAGACGCTCAATTTGGATATGGCTANNNNNNNNNNNNNNNNNNNNNNNNNNNNNNNNNNNNNNNNNNNNNNNNNNNNNNNNNNNNNNNNNNNNNNNNNNNNNNNNNNNNNNNNNNNNNNNNNNNNNNNNNNNNNNNNNNNNNNNNNNNNNNNNNNNNNNNNNNNNNNNNNNNNNNNNNNNNNNNNNNNNNNNNNNNNNNNNNNNNNNNNNNNNNNNNNNNNNNNNNNNNNNNNNNNNNNNNNNNNNNNNNNNNNNNNNNNNNNNNNNNNNNNNNNNNNNNNNNNNNNNNNNNNNNNNNNNNNNNNNNNNNNNNNNNNNNNNNNNNNNNNNNNNNNNNNNNNNNNNNNNNNNNNNNNNNNNNNNNNNNNNNNNNNNNNNNNNNNNNNNNNNNNNNNNNNNNNNNNNNNNNNNNNNNNNNNNNNNNNNNNNNNNNNNNNNNNNNNNNNNNNNNNNNNNNNNNNNNNNNNNNNNNNNNNNNNNNNNNNNNNNNNNNNNNNNNNNNNNNNNNNNNNNNNNNNNNNNNNNNNNNNNNNNNNNNNNNNNNNNNNNNNNNNNNNNNNNNNNNNNNNNNNNNNNNNNNNNNNNNNNNNNNNNNNNNNNNNNNNNNNNNNNNNNNNNNNNNNNNNNNNNNNNNNNNNNNNNNNNNNNNNNNNNNNNNNNNNNNNNNNNNNNNNNNNNNNNNNNNNNNNNNNNNNNNNNNNNNNNNNNNNNNNNNNNNNNNNNNNNNNNNNNNNNNNNNNNNNNNNNNNNNNNNNNNNNNNNNNNNNNNNTGAGTGCTTTAGTTCAAAGGAATTCGATAGCTGAAGCTAAGGAACTCTATAGTAGAATGGTTGCCGTTGGTGTTGACGGTGATAATTGCACAACGCAGTTGTTAATGCGAGCTagtttgagagaagagaagccTGAGGAAGCTTTGGAGGCTTTTAGTAGAGCTATCGAGAGAGGAGCAGAACCGGATGATTTACTGTATAGTCTTGCTGTTCAGGCTTGTTGCAAGACGCTCAATTTGGATATGGCTAAGAGTTTATTGAGGGAGATGAAGGAGAAAACGTTGTGTGTCCCTTCGCAGCAAACGTATACTTCTGTGATTGTGGCTTCCGTGAAGCAAGGTAACATGAAGGAGGCAGTTAGAATTAAGGATGAGATGGTGAGTGATGGGATACCGATGAATGTAGTTGCTGCAACGAGTCTGATCACGGGGTACTGCAAGATCAATGACTCGTGTAGTGCTTTGGAATTGTTTCATCAGATGGAAAAGGAAGGCCCCTCTCCAAACATGGTTACGTTTTCGGTTCTGATAGAGTGGTG from Camelina sativa cultivar DH55 chromosome 9, Cs, whole genome shotgun sequence encodes:
- the LOC104712109 gene encoding uncharacterized protein LOC104712109, which encodes MSNCRFLYHNGVVLEAPPVTTFLESHTGAYTTTRTINNGTSLLFWERHMKRLSNSIRILLNSKPDLLFSSSGASSASSPRIWMNHHHHHQPVPYSSIYDLVNGSMSEALKSVVVNESGRSSYGGEELAVTVLVSGNVEKLNRLEDDDEERKVLDLLHVSLHIGAYSSGVGENAASLALVGRGRDVAAAKYSDWVRLRKPLEKFRPLSTTELLLSNDGDHLLEGCVTNFFVVCRRVKKSSENLYGGSLSEFEVQTAPITDGVLPGVIRDLVIEVCLSKGIPYRERAPSWSDRELWEEAFITSSLRILQHVGTIKVPVGSLEALACNKPEEIQWKEKKFKEGPGMITEVIQKAIMERVDIQVYWLVATTRRRMERDEETERDWLPPREAA